A portion of the Syntrophaceae bacterium genome contains these proteins:
- a CDS encoding PAS domain S-box protein, with product MIPKTIRRKRTSLPTSPWVIIGSAVILLIVAVVLAYQNYSREKKYMSQILSEKGAAIIKAVEAGARTGMMGMMWGGQQVQTLIEETAQVPDVLYITVVNNQGLVLASSNRGLIGTQMSTDSPEGKLSPSEGINWRFRSIDNQRHAFEVYRYFRPISGRNTWMGNHMGRIMQGRGMMMGMDNDWCFPSTSADEEQVMLVGLDPQPFEDARLEDIRNTAIISGVLVVLGLAGFISMFWLQSYRSARRSLQDTSAVADQVVTSLPVGLIATDKNGKIAFFNSAAERITGLDLSQARGKESNAVLPYHLCGLTECLDRGESISEKEMECEFAEGKVVPVSISASKIINEEGRFVGQVLIIRDLGEIRRLQDEVRRKEKLAAIGGLAAGVAHEIRNPLSSIKGIASYYKSKFEEGSEDREMAGVMIEEVDRLSRVISELLEFARPTKLKPKPSDLNEILMHSVRLVQQEAAAKNVDIQLHLTPDIPDMNVDPDRLTQCFLNLYLNALQAMEKGGQLTVSSAIREDDIFAIDIKDNGRGISADDLSKIFDPYFTTKPKGTGLGLAIVHKIIEAHQGQIKVRSALGQGTVFSIALPLQNEKMR from the coding sequence ATGATTCCAAAAACAATTCGCCGAAAACGGACCAGCCTACCCACATCGCCTTGGGTCATCATTGGATCGGCGGTAATTTTGCTGATCGTCGCGGTGGTGCTGGCCTACCAAAATTACAGCCGAGAAAAAAAATACATGTCCCAGATCTTGAGTGAAAAGGGCGCCGCAATCATCAAGGCGGTGGAGGCCGGCGCCCGGACCGGAATGATGGGCATGATGTGGGGCGGGCAGCAGGTTCAAACCCTGATCGAAGAAACCGCCCAGGTTCCGGACGTCCTTTACATTACGGTGGTGAACAACCAGGGGCTGGTTCTGGCCAGCAGCAATCGCGGATTGATTGGCACCCAGATGAGCACGGATTCGCCTGAAGGCAAGCTAAGTCCGTCGGAGGGAATCAACTGGCGTTTTAGAAGCATCGACAACCAGCGGCATGCGTTTGAAGTGTACCGATATTTCCGGCCTATTTCCGGCCGGAACACCTGGATGGGCAATCACATGGGCCGGATCATGCAAGGGCGCGGCATGATGATGGGGATGGATAATGACTGGTGCTTTCCTTCGACAAGTGCCGACGAAGAACAGGTGATGCTGGTTGGTTTGGACCCCCAACCCTTTGAGGACGCGCGTTTGGAGGATATCCGTAACACGGCCATTATATCAGGCGTATTAGTTGTCTTGGGACTGGCCGGTTTCATATCCATGTTCTGGTTGCAAAGCTATCGCTCGGCCAGGCGCTCGCTTCAAGATACCAGCGCGGTGGCGGACCAGGTGGTGACCAGTCTCCCCGTCGGGTTGATCGCCACGGATAAAAACGGAAAAATCGCATTTTTCAACAGCGCCGCCGAGCGTATCACCGGACTGGATCTGTCCCAAGCACGAGGTAAGGAGTCCAACGCTGTTCTGCCATATCATCTTTGCGGATTAACGGAATGCCTGGACCGAGGCGAATCGATATCCGAAAAAGAAATGGAATGCGAATTCGCCGAGGGCAAGGTTGTTCCGGTTAGCATCAGCGCATCGAAAATTATCAACGAGGAAGGGCGATTTGTCGGGCAGGTTCTGATCATTCGCGATCTTGGCGAAATCCGCCGCCTTCAGGATGAAGTCCGCCGCAAGGAAAAACTGGCGGCCATCGGCGGCCTTGCCGCCGGTGTGGCCCATGAAATCAGAAATCCCTTGAGTTCCATCAAGGGCATCGCCTCTTATTACAAGAGCAAGTTCGAGGAAGGCAGCGAGGATAGGGAGATGGCCGGGGTCATGATCGAAGAAGTGGATCGGTTGAGCCGGGTGATCAGTGAGTTGTTGGAGTTCGCACGGCCAACAAAGTTGAAGCCGAAGCCGTCGGATCTGAACGAGATTTTGATGCATTCGGTCAGGCTGGTTCAACAAGAGGCGGCCGCAAAAAACGTTGATATTCAATTACATCTCACACCCGATATCCCAGATATGAACGTTGATCCGGACCGTCTGACCCAGTGCTTTTTAAATCTGTACCTGAACGCCTTGCAAGCCATGGAAAAGGGCGGTCAACTGACCGTCTCCAGCGCCATCAGGGAAGACGACATATTTGCGATTGATATCAAGGACAATGGTCGTGGAATATCTGCGGATGACTTGAGCAAGATATTCGACCCCTATTTTACCACCAAACCCAAGGGGACCGGACTGGGGCTGGCGATTGTTCATAAAATCATCGAAGCCCATCAGGGGCAGATCAAGGTCCGCAGCGCCCTTGGTCAAGGCACCGTTTTTTCCATTGCCCTGCCCTTGCAGAACGAAAAAATGAGGTAG
- a CDS encoding sigma-54-dependent Fis family transcriptional regulator: MTAPSSSHILIVDDDTNHLKTLQTIVRSWGYQVFTADDGAKAVESVKARPFALILMDVRMAHMSGIEALKQIKQYNPAIPILIMTAYSSVDSAVEALKAGAYDYLTKPLDFEVLKISLARALEHSGLKSENATLKSKLSADYELKNIIGKSQPMKALIDMMAMIAPSEATILITGESGTGKELIAKSIHHNSQRKDRPLVVVNCAALTETLLESELFGHEKGAFTGADRRREGRFMQADKGTIFLDEIGETSAAMQAKLLRVIQEREIQRVGGEETLRVDVRILAATNRNLEEDVKNGKFREDLFYRLNVVTLRIPPLRERQDDVPVLAQHFLAKYATKNHKRVKGFSPLAMDMLLKYAWPGNVRELENVIERAVILLPDEHVTEKELPATITESYAEKSDWAAPPPPVAANRPLEEVEREAILATLEDSGGNKSETARRLGINRKTLHKKLKDYGID; the protein is encoded by the coding sequence ATGACCGCACCAAGCTCATCTCACATCTTGATCGTCGATGACGACACGAATCATTTAAAAACCCTTCAAACCATTGTCAGAAGCTGGGGCTACCAGGTGTTCACGGCCGATGACGGCGCAAAAGCAGTGGAAAGCGTCAAGGCAAGGCCCTTCGCCCTGATTCTGATGGACGTCCGCATGGCCCATATGAGCGGTATCGAGGCCCTGAAACAAATCAAGCAATACAACCCAGCCATACCGATTCTCATCATGACCGCCTATTCTTCCGTTGATTCGGCGGTTGAGGCCCTAAAGGCCGGGGCCTACGATTATTTAACAAAGCCCCTGGACTTTGAAGTGCTTAAGATAAGCCTGGCGCGCGCCCTTGAGCATTCCGGCCTGAAATCCGAAAACGCCACCTTGAAATCTAAACTGAGCGCTGACTACGAACTGAAAAATATCATCGGAAAGAGCCAACCGATGAAGGCGCTTATCGACATGATGGCCATGATCGCGCCATCGGAGGCAACCATATTGATCACCGGGGAAAGCGGGACAGGAAAGGAGTTGATCGCGAAATCCATCCATCACAACAGCCAACGCAAGGACCGGCCGCTGGTAGTGGTCAATTGCGCGGCCCTTACCGAAACGCTGTTGGAATCAGAGCTTTTCGGTCACGAGAAAGGCGCTTTCACGGGCGCGGACAGACGCCGCGAGGGCCGCTTCATGCAGGCTGACAAGGGCACCATTTTTCTGGACGAAATCGGCGAGACTTCCGCCGCGATGCAGGCCAAACTGCTGCGAGTCATCCAGGAGCGGGAAATCCAGCGAGTCGGCGGAGAGGAGACCCTGCGCGTGGACGTGCGGATTCTCGCCGCGACCAACCGAAACCTGGAGGAGGATGTGAAAAACGGAAAATTCCGTGAAGACCTTTTCTATAGACTGAACGTCGTCACGCTTCGTATCCCGCCGCTACGCGAACGCCAGGATGATGTTCCTGTACTCGCTCAGCATTTCCTGGCCAAGTACGCGACCAAAAACCACAAGCGGGTTAAAGGCTTTTCGCCGCTGGCAATGGATATGCTGCTCAAATACGCTTGGCCCGGCAATGTCAGGGAACTTGAAAACGTCATTGAGCGCGCCGTGATTCTCCTGCCGGACGAGCACGTCACCGAAAAAGAACTTCCCGCCACCATCACCGAAAGCTATGCCGAGAAAAGCGACTGGGCGGCTCCGCCGCCACCGGTTGCAGCCAACCGCCCCTTGGAGGAAGTTGAAAGGGAGGCGATTTTGGCCACGCTTGAAGACAGTGGCGGGAATAAAAGCGAAACAGCGCGCAGGCTTGGCATCAACCGCAAGACCCTTCACAAGAAACTCAAAGATTATGGAATAGATTGA
- a CDS encoding SHOCT domain-containing protein, with amino-acid sequence MMGDWGMGWFGMIMMLLFWVLVIAGIVFLIRWLVQNTGSRSHSGVSTGTQAMDILKERYAKGEITRDEFESMKKEILR; translated from the coding sequence ATGATGGGCGACTGGGGAATGGGGTGGTTTGGCATGATAATGATGTTATTGTTTTGGGTTTTAGTCATCGCCGGCATCGTCTTTTTGATTCGATGGTTGGTTCAAAACACGGGTAGCAGAAGCCATTCCGGAGTCAGCACAGGTACTCAGGCAATGGATATTTTAAAGGAACGCTATGCCAAGGGAGAAATCACCCGCGATGAATTTGAATCCATGAAAAAAGAGATACTCCGGTAG
- a CDS encoding SHOCT domain-containing protein, with translation MWGCDYGPMSGGWWGGFFPGSLLSLLIWGLVIFLIVYLAIRIFKAQAHGPQGPSQDRFDSEAILKARFARGEISREEFIKMRQILSQP, from the coding sequence ATGTGGGGCTGCGATTACGGACCTATGTCAGGAGGCTGGTGGGGTGGATTTTTCCCGGGGAGTTTACTGTCTCTGCTGATATGGGGCTTGGTTATTTTTTTGATTGTGTATCTTGCAATTCGGATATTTAAGGCCCAAGCGCATGGCCCGCAGGGACCGTCTCAGGATCGTTTCGATTCCGAGGCTATCTTGAAGGCGCGATTCGCCAGAGGGGAAATCTCACGGGAAGAATTTATTAAAATGAGGCAAATACTCTCTCAGCCATAA
- a CDS encoding periplasmic heavy metal sensor, with protein MKRNTKGLMTLAVLAVFGISTVAFAQWGPGYGHMMGPGMMGPGWQGGSGYYGNLSADEIAKLDQQRSEFFKATEGIRQQLYEKELALQGELSKENPDTSKASTLQSEISKLRGELDQKRLDYEMQARESVPNYNRGYRGHGSMMGYGPRGGGYCMW; from the coding sequence ATGAAACGAAATACTAAAGGACTTATGACGCTGGCTGTATTGGCCGTTTTTGGAATCTCGACCGTGGCGTTTGCCCAATGGGGCCCTGGATACGGACATATGATGGGACCAGGCATGATGGGACCGGGCTGGCAGGGAGGAAGCGGCTATTACGGCAATCTCTCCGCCGATGAAATCGCAAAGCTGGATCAGCAGCGCTCGGAGTTCTTCAAGGCGACTGAAGGCATCAGGCAACAACTGTATGAGAAGGAACTCGCATTGCAAGGTGAGTTGAGCAAGGAAAACCCGGACACCAGCAAGGCCTCAACGTTGCAGAGCGAAATTTCCAAGCTGCGGGGCGAGCTTGATCAAAAGCGGCTGGATTATGAAATGCAAGCCAGAGAATCCGTCCCCAACTACAATCGCGGGTATCGGGGCCACGGTTCAATGATGGGTTACGGTCCCCGTGGTGGTGGATATTGCATGTGGTAA
- a CDS encoding peptidoglycan-binding protein — translation MESEFLTVLGLATLPALGNFSGGVLAEWLRPSKKTLNHALHAATGIILAVVAVEVMPAALAGAPAWLLALAFMGGGSAYLFIESGVKRWQEGKQAGAGAGAWMVYLAVATDLVGDGLFIGTGSAVSSQMALILALGQVLADIPEGFATIANFRDKGVGRAKRLLVSASFLLPVVIAAILAYVMLQGRSEIIKMAGLVFVAGLYMLAAMEDMMREAHESAEDSRWSALSLLAGFAIFLVISGWL, via the coding sequence ATGGAAAGCGAATTCTTAACGGTCCTTGGCTTGGCGACGCTTCCGGCGCTGGGAAATTTCAGCGGCGGCGTGCTCGCTGAGTGGCTGCGGCCGTCGAAAAAAACACTCAATCACGCCCTGCATGCTGCCACCGGAATTATCCTCGCAGTTGTTGCGGTCGAAGTGATGCCGGCTGCACTTGCTGGCGCGCCGGCCTGGCTGCTCGCCTTGGCTTTCATGGGAGGTGGCAGCGCTTACCTGTTCATAGAATCCGGCGTCAAACGATGGCAAGAGGGCAAACAAGCCGGAGCTGGAGCAGGGGCATGGATGGTCTACCTGGCGGTGGCAACCGATCTTGTCGGGGATGGACTGTTCATCGGCACGGGATCGGCGGTGTCGAGCCAAATGGCGCTCATCCTGGCCTTGGGCCAGGTATTGGCGGATATCCCCGAAGGCTTCGCAACCATTGCCAACTTCCGGGATAAGGGCGTGGGGCGGGCCAAACGGCTACTCGTTTCCGCTTCGTTTCTCTTGCCGGTCGTCATTGCCGCTATTCTTGCATACGTCATGCTTCAAGGGCGGAGCGAAATTATAAAAATGGCCGGACTAGTCTTTGTCGCCGGGTTGTATATGCTTGCCGCCATGGAGGATATGATGCGCGAGGCCCATGAGAGTGCCGAAGATAGCCGCTGGTCCGCGCTTAGCCTTCTTGCGGGCTTCGCCATTTTCCTGGTCATCTCGGGATGGCTTTGA